In Deltaproteobacteria bacterium, the following proteins share a genomic window:
- a CDS encoding molybdopterin oxidoreductase, producing the protein MTALHSTHIQPLPHIGPVHIPRVLRVACVVAVLIGAATFFWSLGHDPARAWHNYLLNYFYWLCLGLGGAVFVAIQYLTGSVWSVGLRRTAEALVAYLPLGALLFGGLVVGGSQLYDWTNPTYVAAHAVVAKKAAYLNWSAFATRHLLTLMIWIACALYFVRNSLRQDRTKEAALTQRNTKMAAGFMIVFALSFTLACFDLLMSLDATWFSTIFGVYGFAGLFLSTIAMMTILAVPLYRGGHFGPYVRANDHLFDLGKLMFAFTVFWAYIAFSQFMLIWYADLPEETGYMIQRMSGHWLPVAWALLIFKFILPFLLLLSQDWKKRPGFLFFMALWVLAAHYLDIYWLVFPHYSMQTPIFGWSEIGVFCGFAGMFGLCITGFLSRVSAVPIGDPRLHEAVEFHQ; encoded by the coding sequence ATGACGGCACTGCATTCGACCCATATCCAACCGCTGCCGCATATCGGCCCGGTGCATATCCCGCGCGTGTTGCGCGTGGCCTGCGTCGTGGCCGTGTTGATCGGCGCGGCGACGTTTTTTTGGTCGTTAGGGCATGACCCAGCGCGTGCGTGGCACAATTATTTGCTCAATTATTTCTATTGGCTCTGTCTCGGACTCGGCGGCGCGGTGTTCGTCGCGATCCAATATTTGACCGGTTCCGTCTGGAGCGTCGGTTTGCGCCGTACGGCGGAGGCATTAGTCGCGTATTTGCCACTCGGCGCGTTGCTGTTCGGAGGTCTCGTCGTGGGCGGCAGCCAGCTCTACGATTGGACCAATCCGACGTACGTCGCGGCCCATGCGGTCGTAGCGAAAAAGGCCGCGTATCTGAATTGGTCCGCGTTCGCCACGCGGCATTTGCTGACATTAATGATCTGGATCGCGTGTGCGCTCTACTTCGTGCGCAACTCGCTCCGCCAGGACCGCACCAAAGAGGCCGCGCTGACGCAGCGCAACACCAAAATGGCCGCGGGGTTCATGATCGTCTTTGCGCTCAGCTTCACGCTCGCGTGTTTCGATCTACTGATGTCGCTCGACGCCACGTGGTTCAGCACCATCTTCGGCGTCTATGGATTCGCCGGCCTCTTCCTCAGCACCATCGCGATGATGACGATCCTGGCCGTGCCGCTGTATCGCGGCGGTCACTTCGGGCCGTATGTCCGCGCCAACGACCACTTGTTCGATTTGGGCAAATTGATGTTCGCGTTCACGGTGTTTTGGGCCTACATCGCGTTCTCGCAATTCATGCTGATTTGGTACGCGGATCTCCCGGAAGAGACCGGCTATATGATTCAGCGGATGAGCGGCCATTGGCTCCCGGTCGCGTGGGCGCTGCTGATCTTCAAATTCATCCTCCCGTTCCTGTTATTGCTCTCGCAAGATTGGAAAAAACGTCCCGGCTTTCTCTTCTTCATGGCGCTGTGGGTGTTAGCGGCGCACTATCTGGACATTTACTGGCTGGTCTTCCCGCATTACTCGATGCAGACGCCGATCTTCGGATGGTCGGAAATTGGCGTGTTTTGCGGCTTTGCCGGCATGTTTGGGCTGTGCATCACGGGTTTTCTGAGTCGCGTCTCCGCCGTGCCGATCGGCGATCCGCGACTTCACGAAGCGGTGGAGTTTCATCAATGA